The nucleotide sequence atcaaaattactTCGGgggacaaatttttttgttacatcaGTGACGTAATTGTGTTTTTCCcgaaataatgatggaaataactaaattttttgataattaaaaaaaaaatgtttcaaaataccATCTTCCGCGGTAATATGCCTATACGGGGTGTGTGgtgcatatttttttgtcaaaaattcttcgagaaattaaattttttttagatgatTTGATTTAAtgacagaatttatttttttttgcaaaatatacaATGTTGAATAGAAATTACCGAGTTTTTGAATGATTGtatacgaaaaaatgttttgaaatagtATACTGCACAGTAATAAACTTATACGGGGGaaagtagatattttttcatcaaaatttcttcgggggacaaaattttttgttaaattagtgAAGTTGTGTTTTTCCcgaaataatgatgaaataactaaattttttaataatattataaaaaaaaatgtttcaaaataccATCTTTCGCGGTAATATGCCTATACGGGGTGTGTGgtgcatatttttttgtcaaacatcttcgagaaattaaattttttttagatgatGTGATTTAataacagaatttattttttttacaacatATACAATGTTGAATAGAAATAATCGAGTTTTTAAACGATTGTATAGTAATAAACGTATACGGGGGAAAGTAGATAGatattttcttatcaaaatttcatcaggggaaattttttttgttaaatcagtGACGTAATTGTGTTTTTCACacaataataatggaaataactaaatttttttataatactataaaaaaaatgtttcaaaataccataaaataatttttcctcaaATACAGAGGTCGACATAAGTCAggcaacgctctcgaaaaaACGTCAGAGGTCCGGCAACGCTTGTaagtctggcaacgctgtcgaaaaagattaaaacgaaACTTGTTTGTACTTCGGACAGTTCTTTGTAATGATAACACGTGCTTGTCAATCAGACGTTTTTTTAGAATGATTAACCCATACAAGTTCACGCTTCAAGgaagagttttttttgttaCGAAACTGTATTTCCCGAATGTCAACAACAATTTCTAAAATCGCCGCTAGCAaaatcgttcaacagtgtggaagacgtactagaaattttaaaaaacgggctctgttgccgacgctcCGCGTTCTGGACGATCGTTGTCCGTAAGAACTAAAGAACACATGGAAAATGGGGTTAGTTGAGCAGCCGAACCAATCTATCGAATTTACCATCCACGCACTTTACTGAAGACGATCACTGGAACAATcagaatcctcacgtcttcattgaagaagaattagCGTTACGTGAAGGGCcaaagttatctggaaatgctCAAAGATCTAAGAGGGCAAATGGACAAAGATCCAACACAACGCAAAAAAGCGTCAATTCGTGCATGATGGAGCTTTTTGGATAGACAgacgaggattcgttgagtggcCTTTACGGTTATGTGACCTGACACCCTGTGATTTATTCTTGTGGGGTCTTCTCAAGGACCGTTTGTTGCGCAAGAAGACCACGCGCCCTTcgaactgcaattgaagaagaatttgaatcTCTTTGAACACAGTTTTCCtcttaatgcaaattttttGCCTGACTTATGCCGACGTCTGTATATGGAAgtagatctaatttttttatagatatccGACATGCGAAAGGAAAGCAAACGCTATAAGGACATGTAAAACGCATGTTTGTCCCCCTACGCAAGTTTGCCAAATGGATGGGGATACACCGAAATGTGTTGAAAATGCCAATAAAGGTAAACACcataaaaattcatatgaaaCGTGTACAATtcgtaaaataattaattttaaaatcgcaTTTCAAATTTGCGAAAGCGAAGTTTCGAAAACCACGTTATCATCCTCGGAGATCGAACAAAAACTGAAGATGTTGTAACTTGTCCGAAACGTTAATTTATCGACAAAATATTTCTACGATAATTAAAcgtattttatattgaattataatattttctgacAGCTGGCCATGTAGGATATGCCACTAGTGGGAATACTaattatttatcacaaaattcAAACAGCAATGGTGGTAATTTGTACCCGCATATTCCGAAGAGCGAAACTACCCCAAGACCCAACATAAATCGACCTGGTAAGTCTATAAAAAGTTGGGTTATgtcgagaaaaaaattcatttgtgcTGCGTACCTCGCTTACGAGGGTTAATCGAAATATTGCATTTAACACAACTTACAGTCAATTCAGGTGGTTACCAAGGAGGTCGCATTGGTTCTGGTTATCCCGGAGGACAAGTAGGTTCTGGTTATCCCGGGGGACAAGTGGGTTCTGGTTATCCCGGTGGACAAGTGGGTTCTGGTTATCCCGGGGGACAAATGGGTTCTGGTTATCCCGGTGGACAAGTGGGTTCTGGTTATCCTCAACAAGTAAATTACCCCCGACAGGCTTACCCC is from Diorhabda sublineata isolate icDioSubl1.1 chromosome 1, icDioSubl1.1, whole genome shotgun sequence and encodes:
- the LOC130447731 gene encoding TATA-binding protein-associated factor 2N isoform X1 encodes the protein MNYSTLLVIFGYFGVVRSFTKYGRNCQDIGCPSTQECVMKTDPCSFYSRQGECGSYPTCERKANAIRTCKTHVCPPTQVCQMDGDTPKCVENANKAGHVGYATSGNTNYLSQNSNSNGGNLYPHIPKSETTPRPNINRPVNSGGYQGGRIGSGYPGGQVGSGYPGGQVGSGYPGGQVGSGYPGGQMGSGYPGGQVGSGYPQQVNYPRQAYPQQSGYPQQRNYPGYTQGAPTQNGYQQYGGYPQQNYAQNQKSYSQSSGSSVSDKITNGLKSIGLFCIILTNFYTKLISY
- the LOC130447731 gene encoding TATA-binding protein-associated factor 2N isoform X2 codes for the protein MNYSTLLVIFGYFGVVRSFTKYGRNCQDIGCPSTQECVMKTDPCSFYSRQGECGSYPTCERKANAIRTCKTHVCPPTQVCQMDGDTPKCVENANKAGHVGYATSGNTNYLSQNSNSNGGNLYPHIPKSETTPRPNINRPVNSGGYQGGRIGSGYPGGQVGSGYPGGQVGSGYPGGQVGSGYPGGQMGSGYPGGQVGSGYPQQVNYPRQAYPQQSGYPQQRNYPGYTQGAPTQNGYQQYGGYPQQNYAQNQKSYSQSSGSSVSDKITNGLKSIGGFFKKLGIN